The sequence ACCATCGTATAAATGTCTCATCATCTACATCCAACCCTTTTAACTCTTTAAAGAGCAGGATCAGTCTGCGCAACTCTCTTCTATCCAGTTTCACGTAGGCATCCCGAAGCAATGAAACCAGATCATAGGTCAAAGCCCCCTCTCTTGCATCTTGAAAGTCTATGACTACGATCTCCTCATTGCTGTCCAACATCAAGTTGCGTGCGTGGTAGTCTCTATGTACAAAAATACCTTGCGGCTGACTCAATACCTCTTTGGCAATCAGCGCAAAACTCTCCAAAAGCATACGTCCTTCCAGGCATTCAAGTGTCGTACCCAGATAGGCTTTAAGATACCACTCTGTCATAAGATTCATCTCTTCGAGCAAAAAACTCTCATCATAGGGTTTTAACCCTTTGGGAGAAGCAGTTTGTAGCTGAACCAGCGTTTCTATTGCTTTGTCATAATAGGGTCTTGCATCCACACCTTCCACACATTTATCCAACAGATGGGTAGAGCCTATATCTTCCAAAAAGACAAAACCTTTTTCAAGATCATAAGACTTTAT is a genomic window of Sulfurovum sp. XGS-02 containing:
- a CDS encoding aminoglycoside phosphotransferase family protein, giving the protein MHKELKDWLELLDIKDPELQSLHGDASARSYYRLTNNEEGILMDASSVKESLPSFMDVAQRLTDANVRIPIIKSYDLEKGFVFLEDIGSTHLLDKCVEGVDARPYYDKAIETLVQLQTASPKGLKPYDESFLLEEMNLMTEWYLKAYLGTTLECLEGRMLLESFALIAKEVLSQPQGIFVHRDYHARNLMLDSNEEIVVIDFQDAREGALTYDLVSLLRDAYVKLDRRELRRLILLFKELKGLDVDDETFIRWFDFTGLQRHIKILGIFSRLALRDGKKNYLQDIPQTLKYILEVGQKYPELDGLIALLKSQYGEFKDAPITMRIF